ctatACATAGTTAAAACTTACTCATTTGTATcatttaacaataaaaaaatattatatatacacataaaaaattaatcatcatatattttgtattttaatatatacgcAAATAACTTATTACTGACTAATTTGTTTGGCCGATTAATTAAAGAGTTCAGATAAGGATAAAAGAACTTGGATAAAAACTCAGCACATCACAACAGGGAATAAGACAAGGATGGTGTGTAGTCACTAAACCATGCAACTTAATTTGTATTTACATACACACCTAGGTGATCCTTATTTCCAAAGGAACCAGTCCGGAACTAACGGCTTTATATATGACACGTATTATGGGGATTATTACTGATTTTATTTACATAACTTTTCAAGTACCAACCACATACACTATGGAGTTACATAACTTGTATTGCCTGAAACACATGAAAACAACGCAGCTAAAATGGTACAAGGATGTTTATCATTTTATGCCTTCTTCTGGATAGTAACCAAATCCAATGTAGCACCATAGTTTCTATTCAGGGCCTCAGCACACCAACCATGTCCATCTTCCACTGTAGGCATCCTCACTTCCATAACAGGAATTGCAGGCTGGCGTGATCCAGGCATCACAACACCGGCTAAAACTCGCAGCACATTCGCCGCATCAATGTCCATGCACACATTGATTTCAGGCACTCCTTTCGGCGCAGCCGGTATTCCCATTATCTTGAAATACCCCAACAAGTGATTTTCTTCTGCCTTATTCCCCTCACCTTCATACACAAGGATCAATGCCTCAGTTTGATTGTCATGAACAGTAGTGAAAACGAGCTCCTTCCTTGCAGGCATTGTAGTATTCCTGGGAATTACAGGGACAAAATTGTTTCCATCAGCTCGAATTCCGATTGCCAGAGGTGTGGCCTGAATGGTTAACAAGTCTAAGTTCCCAAAGGGATCATTGATGCCTGAAGCAACCGCTCCTTCCACCGCTGCACCACAAACTGCAGCTTCCAAAGGATTCATACCTTTGTAAAGTTCCTTTACCTTACAGATGTTAGTAACAAGATTCTTCACCCTTGGGATATAAGAACATCCACCAACTATGATCACATCATTTACATCCTCAACTTCTACTCTTGCATCCTGCAAACACTGAATAATTAAGCTTTCGCACTTCTCGAACACGCTCCTATTTACTTCCTCAAACTCCTCCCTATCAACAACCTTGCTTATCTTCACCCCATTTCCCAAGTCTAAATCAACCTGGACATTGTTCTCGGAGGAAAGCCGGTGAATTGCATCCTGGGTTGCAACCCGAAGCAATGCCATTGATTCGATTTCTTTGACCCCATGACTCTTGAATATGTTTTCAGAATCAGGCAAGAGATGACGCATCATATTTTGAAGCAAGTCTTCTCCACCAATTGTACTTCCAGCCAAGGCTTTTATCTGAGAAACTCCTCCAGCAGTAGCTGTCACAGCAACATCACAATAACCAGCACCCATGTTGAAAATGAGAGCAATTTTCTCACTTCCACTGCCCATATTCTCATGAGAAGCCTGCTGTTGGTGCTGCGCATATAGCAAAGCCACGGCTGTCGGTTCGGGCATCAGCCTGAGCACATGAAGGCCAGCCATTGCGCAAGCACGCTCGATGCGTGTAAGCTGAAATCGACTGAATGAAACAGGAATTGTAAGAACCACATTCCTTATTGGCCTTTTCAGCTGAGCTTCAGCCAGTGCTCTTAATTCCACCAGAAATATTGCCAGCACTTCTTCCGGAGTGGTGGATCTCCACATATCGTTCACCAATGCAGCAATAAACGGGCGAACACCAATGTCCAATGTCTGCACCAGAAATGGGAGATTCTTGCTTGCATGGACAACAGGGTCAGTGTCAACTCTGCCGAT
The genomic region above belongs to Arachis stenosperma cultivar V10309 chromosome 5, arast.V10309.gnm1.PFL2, whole genome shotgun sequence and contains:
- the LOC130982580 gene encoding heat shock 70 kDa protein 8-like; the encoded protein is MAEPAYTVASDSETTGEEKTYTLPEIAIGIDIGTSQCSIAVWNGSRVELLKNTRNQKIMRSYVTFKDDIPSGGVSSQLSHEGELLSGATVFNMKRLIGRVDTDPVVHASKNLPFLVQTLDIGVRPFIAALVNDMWRSTTPEEVLAIFLVELRALAEAQLKRPIRNVVLTIPVSFSRFQLTRIERACAMAGLHVLRLMPEPTAVALLYAQHQQQASHENMGSGSEKIALIFNMGAGYCDVAVTATAGGVSQIKALAGSTIGGEDLLQNMMRHLLPDSENIFKSHGVKEIESMALLRVATQDAIHRLSSENNVQVDLDLGNGVKISKVVDREEFEEVNRSVFEKCESLIIQCLQDARVEVEDVNDVIIVGGCSYIPRVKNLVTNICKVKELYKGMNPLEAAVCGAAVEGAVASGINDPFGNLDLLTIQATPLAIGIRADGNNFVPVIPRNTTMPARKELVFTTVHDNQTEALILVYEGEGNKAEENHLLGYFKIMGIPAAPKGVPEINVCMDIDAANVLRVLAGVVMPGSRQPAIPVMEVRMPTVEDGHGWCAEALNRNYGATLDLVTIQKKA